DNA from Flavobacterium aestivum:
AGTCATATTTGGTATTTGTTGTCCTTCTTGACCTTGAAAACCATTTTCTATCAACCAACGTCTTACAAATTCTTTTGACAATTGTTTTTGCTCTTCTCCTTTATCTTGTCTTTCCTGGTATCCTTCTGAATAAAAATAACGGGAAGAATCCGGAGTATGAATTTCATCAATCAAAACAATAACTCCTTCTTTTGTTTTACCAAACTCATATTTTGTATCTACCAATATCAAACCGCGATTAGCTGCAATTTCAGTTCCTCTTTGAAATAAAGCTCTTGTATATTTTTCTAACATCAAATAATCCTCTTCGCTAACAATACCTTTTGCCAAAATATCTTCTCTCGATATATCCGCATCGTGTTCTCCATTATCAGCTTTGGTAGTTGGTGTAATAATTGGTTCAGGGAATTTATCATTTTCTTTCAACCCTTCAGCCATTGTTACTCCGCAAAGTTGTCTTTTGCCTTGAGCATATTCACGAGCTGCGTGACCAGAAAGATATCCACGAATAACCATTTCTACTTTAAAAGGCTCACATAAATGTCCAACAGCAACACTTGGATCCGGAGTAGCAATCAACCAATTAGGAACAATATCCTGAGTCAATTCCATGAATTTTGTGGCAATTTGATTTAAAATCTGCCCTTTATATGGAATTCCTTTTGGTAAAACGACATCAAAAGCTGAAAGCCTATCTGTAGCAACCATCACTAAAAGATCATCATTTATATTGTAAACTTCTCTTACTTTTCCTCTATAAACTGATTTTTGATTCGGAAAATTAAAATTTGTAGTGGTAATTGTATTGCTCATTGGTAGTGTGTTGTGTTGTTAAATTTTGAATGCAAATTTAAAACTAATTAATAGAGAACGCAAGGAAATCCAAAAAAGGAAATCGATAATACAAGTATATGCAAATTGAATACTGTACAATATCATGTTCACAAGAAAAACAAATATATTATTTATAACCTAAAAGACCTTTTCCTGATGCCTTTATAGAAGATTTCAAAGTACTTATAGGTGTTTCTTGCAAGATTTTGACACACTGAACAGGAACTATATAAATTTTTCCATTGTCACTACCGTCTGAATTGGGGATAACTACAACGGCATTACCTTGTTCATCCTGCTCTGTCAAAAATCCTGGCCGCCAATAGTCTCCAAATTTTATTAAAGCAGGTAAATCTGTTTCTACCTTTGGCTCATTAATTAACTGCTTCTTAGCCATATCTTTATGCTTTTCATAACCTGGAATAATTTCTTTTAGTTTTAAATCAATTCCATCACTTATTCTTTTAAAAAAAGCTAACCTGACCAAATAACCACATATGTACACAAATATCAACAAAATCAATGCACCAATAAAATTAGCAGCATTAGGCCCCAATATTTGATCCAATCCTATCGCTTTTGCAATTCCACTACCAAACTTAGCAAAGTAGCCAAAAACTTTTTTTACTAACAATAATAAGATTAAAACTGGTAGTAAAAATAATATACCTGATATGCAATTCTCCTTAGATCTTTGAAAAAAATTATCCATAAGTGATTGGTTTTAAGTTCTATATTTTATCCATTAATTCTAATTTACTTGATAAATATTGGGCAACTCCTTCTTCTGCATTTGAAGCTATAATATCCAAATGAGGTAATTTATCTTTAAGACTATCTGGCGCATTACCCATTAGCAATCCTATTCCAGTTGCATTCAGCATTTTTTCATCATTAAAACCATCTCCAAAAGAGATCGCATCTTGAAAAGAATATCCTTCAAGCTCTAGAATCTTACCGATAGCCACACTTTTATCTACTGATTTATCCATAAATTCCAAACAAATAGGCAAACTAAAGGCATGATTAAATTCTTCGGAATGACCTTCCAGAATTCTATTCTTTAATTCAACTAATTTTTCGTGACTATCATGAGTAAAAAATAATTTTATAGCTGTAAAATCTTCTAAATCATCAAAATCAACCACTTCTGGGGGATATTTTAAATCCTTTTGAAAACTATTTATTTTTTTATTGACTTTTGAAGTCAACCAAACTTCCTCCTTAAACAATACTGTAGTGATTTCAGGATCAATATCTAGTGACAAAATCGATTTGATTGCTTCACTCTTTATATTGAAGGAATACAAAAGTTCTTTTTTTGGAGAATGAATTCTTGCTCCGTTTGAAGTCACTAAATAAATAGGTATTCCTAAATTTTCTACGATAGACATCGCATCTATATGATGACGCCCTGTAGCAACAATAATCAAATACTTTTGATGATGTAATTCTTGAAAGACCGATTTTGTATAATCAGATATACTATGATCTGAATTGAGCAAGGTTCCGTCTAGATCACTTATTACAACTTTTATTTTTTCTTTCAACATTTGTTATTTCAATTTCTTCGGGGAATTTATTTCAATTTCAATTATTAAGAAACTCTCTCTTTAATCTCATAGAAATAAAATTCATTTTTGAAGTGTATCCTAATTTCAACTCTTTCAAATTTATTGAATTTCAAAAAGATACACAAAAAATTACTCTCATATAAAATGCTTTTAACTTAATTATATAGATATCTTAACTTTCATTAGCTAAATAAATTAGTGAAGGATATTTTTAGATTTAAAACAGAAAAAGGAGAAACATCACAATTGAGTTTCTCCTTTTTTAAATTTAAATTAAAGAATTTAATAATCGTTATTTTCAATTTGCTTGTAAGCATCAATTACTTTTTTAACCAAACGATGACGCACAATATCTTTATCATCTAGATAAATAATACCAATTCCATCAATATCCTTCAAAACCAACAAGGCTTCTTTGAGTCCTGAAATCGTTCTTCTTGGCAAATCTACTTGACCTGGGTCACCAGTTATCATAAACTTGGCGCTTTTTCCCATACGGGTCAAAAACATTTTCATTTGTGAATGCGTTGTGTTTTGTGCTTCATCCAAAATCACAAAAGCATGATCCAAGGTTCTCCCACGCATGAAAGCCAAAGGTGCAATTTGAATAATTCCTTTTGAGATATAATCCTCTAACTTTTCATTGGGCAACATATCACGCAAGGCGTCATACAAAGGCTGCATATACGGATCTAGTTTTTCCTTCATATCACCTGGAAGAAAACCAAGATTCTCCCCTGCTTCTACAGCAGGACGAGTCAGAATAATGCGTTTAACCTGTTTCTCTTTTAATGCTTTTACAGCCATGGCTACACCCGTATAGGTTTTACCGGTTCCAGCTGGACCAACAGCAAAAACCATATCATTTTTGGCCATAGTATCAACCAACAATTGCTGGTTGGGAGTCATGGGTTTAATGATTTTTCCGCCTACACCATGAACCAAAATTTTATCATGTCCGTAAGCTTTGTTTTCGTCTTGGGAATCACTTAGAATAACTCTTTCGATTACATTGTCATCAATAGTGTTGTATCGTGTAAAATGTAACATCAAACGCTGAAAACGCTTTTCGAATTCGTCTAAAACTTCTTTATCACCAAATGCCTTAAGTGTTGTTCCTCTGGCGACAATTTTTAATTTTGGATAATACTTTTTTATAGACTCAAGATGAGAGTCTTGAGCGCCCCAAAAATCTTTTGGAGCAATGTCGATTAACTCGATGATTCTTTCGTTCAAAATAAGAAGTTTTTAAGTTAATTAATTTAGATAAAAATCAATTTTAATATTTACGCTGTGTCTCATTACACCACAGTTTTAAATTTCTAATTCGGTAAATAATACTAAAAAACATCTTTCTAGAAACGTAGTTTTTCTAGTTTTAAATTATACGTTAGCTAACAATTTTTTTAACATCGATTCATTTAATAAATCTGATACTTTAATGGCTAAAACATCACAGAGATCGTCTTCAGAAGTTGTTTCGGTCTCTTTTTCATTTGGCTCTTGAACTTTTGCAGTTTCAACGTTTTCTTTTTTAAGTTCATTTATTTTGTTAGAAAAACCTGTACAATTTATTTTTGGGTCTGGTGAGGGCTTCTGACTAAATGAATGTGTACTACAAAAGAAAAGAAATAAAATAAAAATAAACTTTGACATACATTTTGTTTTTAATTCAAATAAAAATCTATTCAAATAAAGCTTAAAATACTTTAGCTTTGCATTTCTCAAATTTAATAAAAAATAAGTTTAGGTCACGATATTACTCAATAGTTATAAACAATTTTATGTCAATAATTACCCTTACTACCGATTACGGCTTGAAAGACCACTTTGTAGGTGCGTTGAAGGGGAAAATATTATCAGAGTATTCTGAAGCCACTATTGTAGACATTTCACATGACATTGACCCATTCAACACTGCAGAAGCAAGTTACATCATTTCTGCCTCTTATGCAAGTTTTCCAAAAGGAACTGTTCATATCATAGGAGTCGATTTAGAATCTAATAAAGAAAACCAACATATTGCCATGCAATGGAACGATCATTTCTTTATTTCTGCTGATAATGGCATCTTAAGTATGCTTACGGAAAAGATAATTCCTCAAAAAATAGTCGCGATAACCATTCATGATCGACTACATAGCGATGCTACCGATCTGGATGCCTTTGTAAAAGTAGCTTGCCATATTGCAAAAGGTGGTGTGCTAAATGTAATAGGTAAAGAGATTAATAATCTGAAACAGGTTACCGATTTACAAGTTACATTTTCTGACGATGGGATTTTATTGAAAGGTAATGTCATTTATATCGACCATTTTGGAAATGTAGTTACTAACATTTCCAAAAAGCAATTTATAGAAGCAGCCAAAGGAAGACCCTTTGAAATTGTTTTTAACAGGATTACAATAAAAGCCATTCTACCTTATTATTCTGCTATTGCTAGTTCTGATAAATATCCTATAAAGTATTATGAAGGTGAAAAGTTAGCTATTTTCAATGAAGCCGGTTTTCTTGAAATTGCCATTTTCAGAAGCAATCCATTAACTGTAGGTTCCGCAAGTACATTACTTGGACTAAACTACAGAGATGTAGTTTCTATACGGTTTAAAAATTGAGATTTTTAATTATAGCTAGAAAACAAAAATGACTAACAAAGAAACTTTAATTTTCTCAAATAAAAATTAAAAAAATATTCGGCTTGTAACATCAAAAAAACTAAAATTTGCAATCTAAAATCTAAAATCCCAATATGTTTGTACGAATAGTCAAATTGAGTTTTCACAAGGAAAATATTCCTGCATTTCTGGAAAACTTTGAATTAATGAAAGATAAAATAAGAAATGCTCCGGGAAATCGTTTCCTGGAACTGTATCAAGATAAAAACAACGAAAGTATATTTTTCACCTATAGTTATTGGGAAACCGAAGCTGATTTGGAAAATTATCGAAATTCTGAGCTTTTCAATACTGTTTGGACATTCACCAAACAATTATTCAATGCAAAACCTGAAGCTTGGAGTGTAGATAAATTAGTAAGTTTGCAGTAAGCTGAATTTCAGAAAGCAGTTTTTCAAATATTATAGAAAAAAGCTTAACGTCTTTGTGGCAAATAATTAATAATAAATAGCGCCTTAACGGCAACAAAAAACATGAAGTCAATCGTATTACGAGAAATAAAATCCTTTTTTGGTTCACCGATCGGATATTTGGTAATTGCTCTTTTCTTGATTGGAAACGGCTTATTCCTTTGGGTTTTCGAAGGGGAATATAATATTTTAAATACTGGTTTTGCCGATCTAACACCATTTTTCACCTTAGCTCCCTGGATATTAATCTTCTTGATTCCTGCTGTAACCATGCGCAGTTTCTCCGATGAGAAAAAGCAAGGTACACTCGAATTGTTGCTAACAAAACCTATTAGTCTTTGGGAAATTGTAAACGGAAAATTTTTGGGTGCTTTTCTATTAATCGTAATGGCTATCATCCCGACTTTTATTTATGTAGAAGTAATTTGGAATCTTGGTTCTCCTGAAGGAAATATCGACATGGGAAGCACCTTAGGGTCATATTTCGGACTGTTATTCTTAATTGCAGCTTATTCTGCTATCGGAATTTTTACGTCATCAATTTCAGAAAATCAAATTGTTTCGTTTATCATTGCGGTTTTTTTATGCTTCTTTTTTTATTTTGGATTTCAAGGGTTAGCAAGCATTTTGCCTAGCTTTTCATCTTTTATTTCTTATTTCGGAATGCAAGATCATTACAAAAGTATGAGCCGAGGTGTTATAGACACAAGAGATGTAATCTATTTTATTAGTATTGCAGTTTTGTTCCTTTCTTTTACAATCTTCAAATTAAAATCTATTAAATCGTAATGAAAGCATTCAATATAAAAAACGCCAAATCTTTATTGATTACTGTTGCGGTAGTTTTACTTTTAAACATCATTAGCAATTTCTTTTTTCACCGTTTTGATTTAACCCAAGACCATCGTTATACCCTATCTCCTACCACTTTAAAGATAATTAAAGACGTAAAGAATCCTTTATCTATAAAAGTGTATCTACAAGGAGAATTACCTGCTGAATTCAAACGATTACAGTTGGAATCCAAACAACTTTTAGAAGAATTTCAAGCCTATAATTCTAATATCATTATCGAATTTGTTGATCCGTTGGAAAACAAAGACGAGAGTATGGACAACATTAAAGAATTGTATCGAAAAGGACTCACTCCAATAAACATAACAGTTGACGACAAAGGTAAACAATCACAATCCATGGTTTTTCCTTGGGCAATTGCTGTTTATAACAATAAAGAAGTAAATATTCCATTGTTGAAAAACATCATGGGAGCTTCTACCACTCAAAAAGTTATCGGGTCTGTACAGCATCTTGAATATTCTATTTCTGATGGAATCAACAAAATAGCAAAAGAGAAGCAAAAGAAAGTTGCCATCATAAAAGGAAATGGAGAACTCGAAGAACGACACATTGCCAAATTCCTAATGCAAGTACGCGAAAGTTATTTCATTGGTCCGTTTACTTTGGATTCGGTTGCCAAAAACCCAGAAGGAACTTTAAAATCCTTACAAAATTATGATTTAGCGGTCATTGCCAAACCAACAGAAGCTTTTACCGATGAAGAAAAACTGGTTTTAGATCAATTCATAACCCATGGAGGAAAAACCCTTTGGCTTATCGATCAAGTCAATGCCGAAATGGACAGTCTTTACAATCCTTCTGGAGCAACTTTAGCATTTCCAAAAGACTTAAATCTAAATGATTTATTATTTAAATACGGAGTACGAATCAATCCTGATTTAGTCAAAGATGAGCAAGGTAGCCCGATAAAACTGGCTAGTGGAGAACAAGGAAGCGGAACTCAGTATCAGGATTTCAACTGGAAATTTGCACCTCAGGTATATCCTATCAGCAAACATCCGATTGTAAAAAATCTGGGAGGTATCAAATTTGATTTCGCCAATGCAATGGATACTTTGAAAAACGGAATTAAGAAAACAGTTCTATTACAGTCATCTGCTTATTCTAAAAGAATAGGAACTCCAGTAGAAATTAATCTGAATATGGTTTCAGAACAAACTTCTCCGGCAGATTATCTCAACAAAGGAAACATCCCGTTAGCCGTTTTATTAGAAGGTTCTTTTCATTCTATGTTTGAGAATCGTATTTTACCTTTCGAAGACAAATCTTTTCTAGCCAAAGGAAAAGAAAGTAAAATGATTGTGATTTCGGATGGAGATATTCTAAAGAACCAATTGGATAAAACAGGACAACCTGTAGAATTGGGCTATGACCAACGATCTGGTAATCTATACGACAACAAAGATTTTATGATGAATTGTGTTAATTATCTATTGGATGACACCGGACTTATTAACATTCGAAGCAAAGATTTGGATTTACCATTATTGGACAAAGAGAAAGTATATGAGAACTATACCTTTACACAGTTCCTAACTATCGGGCTTCCAATTCTAATTTTGTTCTTATTTGGCATTGCATTTACATTCCTTAGAAAAAGAAAATACAGCAAATAGATGTTAATAAAAAATTTGCAATACTAGAATAGTTTACAATATATTTGTAAAGTGTATTCAAATTTTATTTAAAAAAAGTACACCATTAATAACAAAACAATACAGATGAAATTTATAGTATCGAGTTCGTACTTATTAAAACAATTACAAGTTTTAGGTAGTGTTATCAACAATAACAATACTTTGCCAATTTTGGATAACTTCTTATTTGAATTAAATAATAGCGAATTAACTGTTTCGGCATCCGATTTGGAGACTACAATGTCTGCTACATTGTCTATCGACTCAACCAGTAAAGGAAGTGTTGCAGTACCTGCAAAATTATTGTTGGAAATCCTTAAAACCTTTCCAGAACAACCCTTAACATTCACAGTTGAAGAAAACAGTACTATAGAAATTAGTTCTAACTCAGGAAAATATGCGTTAGCGTATGCTCCAGGAGAAGAATTCCCGAAATCTGTAAGCTTAGAAGAACCATCAGTAACATTGGTACCGGCAGATGTTTTGGCAACTGCTGTTAGCAAGACTATCTTCGCAGCTGGAAACGACGATTTACGTCCGGTTATGTCTGGGGTTTTCTTCCAATTTTCTCCGGAAGGTTTAATTTTTGTAGCTACAGATGCTCACAAATTAGTAAAATATGCTCGCTCTGATGTAAAAGCATCACAAGTAGCTGAGTTTATTATGCCAAAGAAACCTTTGAACATTTTAAAAAGTATCCTAAGCACCTCAGATGCTGAAGTAAAAATAGAATACAACGATTCGAATGCTACTTTCTCTTTTGACAACTATATTTTATTATGTCGTCTAATTGATGGAAAATATCCGAATTACGAAGCGGTTATCCCTAAAGAAAATCCAAACAAATTGATGATGGATCGTTCTCAATTCTTGAGTTCAGTACGTCGTGTTGCTATTTTCTCTAACAAAACAACACACCAAATTCGTTTGAAAGTTGCTGGAGCCGAATTGAACATTTCTGCAGAAGACATCGACTACTCAAACAAAGCAGAAGAAAGATTGACTTGTGATTACCAAGGAGATGATATGCAAATTGGTTTCAATTCACGCTTCTTAACAGAAATGTTGAACAACCTTCAATCTGATATGATAATGCTCGAAATGTCATTACCAAACAGAGCCGGAATCCTAACTCCTGTAGACGGACTAGAAGATGGCGAAACCGTAACAATGCTTGTAATGCCAGTAATGCTAAATAGCTAGTTACTTCAAAATACTAAACTAACCAAAACCATTTTTATAACTGAAAAAACCGAAATTCCTAACCAGAGTTTTGGTTTTTTTTTGGACTTATTCCATAAATAACTAGCTCCAATCATTAACGCAAGCTACGTCATTGCGAGGTACGAAGCAATCTCATACCGTATATTGATTTCTATTGATTCACTTTGTTTGCTCAGGTTAGTGAGGTTGCTTCGTTCCTCGCAATGACTTTGAGTATATGACTTTACTTAATTAAAATCACTCGGTCATTATGTTTTTAATTTCATCAAATAAATCTTTCCAAGTTGGATTCATTGAACGAATTAAATCATTTTTAGCTTGTCTTGAGCCTGCCTTAATTTGTTTCTCTCGAGTTATTGCATCTTCAATCCACTGAAACTGTTCGTAATAAACCAATACATTCACATCATAACGTGCTGAAAACGAATTTGGATTTCTTTTTTCTTTGTGTTCTAAAACCCTTTGAGGAAGATTTGAAGTAACCCCAGTATAAACCACAGTTTGGTATTTATTCGTAATTATGTAGACAAATCCTGGTTTCATACTTATAATTTGTTAATGAGGTTATTTTTTTCTTTAGTGTTTTGTGTCCTTGCGAAGAACGAAGCAATCACACTAGCCAGAGCAAACAAAGTGATTCAATAGTGATATACGTTATGAGATTGCTTCGTCCCTCGCAATGACTAACTATGTTTGAAAACTAAAGACGCTCTAAATAACTCCCATTTTTTTCATTAGGAAAGTGGCGCTTTTGTTTTTACAAATGCCATCTCGAAGGGTGTAATCAAAATGCAATTCATTGTTACTAATTTCAACTTCAAAACATTTGTTGGTTAGAATATTAGGATACTCATTAGTCGTTAGACAAACTTCTATGTCGTGTGTAGCTATGGCTCCAATGGCTTTTTTAGCAATTACTTTTTTCACCACTTCAATCGTTCCGTTTCGCTTATCATCAGAGTTGGTACCTCTCAAGATTTCATCTAAAAGGACAAAAGCAGAATTAGCTTCGAGCTCATCCATGATTTGTTTTAAACGTTTGATTTCGGCAAAGAAATAAGATTCACTATCTGATAACGAATCAGAAAGTCGCATAGATACTAAAACTGGTAATGGGTGTACATTTGCCTGATTTGCACACACCACAGATCCCATTCCTGAAAGCACCATATTTATTCCTAAACTACGCAAGAAAGTACTCTTACCAGACATATTAGAACCCGTTAAAATCATAAATGATTGTGGCTGAAACTGCACCTCATTCCCTACTCTTGTGACTGGATTCAACAAAGGATGACTTAAATTAGAAAAATCAATCTCATAATTAGAATTCAAAGTTGGATACACAAAATCAGGGTTATTATACGAGAAGTTAGCCAAACTGTTGAGCATTTCAAATTCACCTATTACCTCCAACCATTCTTCTAAAACAACGGCATGTTGCTTTTTCCAAACAATCAAGGATTTCAATACATGCAGATTAAAAAGAAATGTTCCGTTAAATAATAAACCTGTTACAAAGTTCCCGATGCTATCCATTCTAGAAAACAACTCCGCCAACTGTTCAAGATGCACACTCGCTTTCTGATTTTTGAAACTCAACTTTTGCTGTAAAGCAACTAATTTTTCTGATTGGAAACTTTCATTTTCAATTTTCTGTACCAGTAGACCATATTGACTGATAATCAAATTGATGTTATCTGCCTGAACAATTTCTAATTTGATTCGCTTTAGGAAACTCCCCAAAATCATCAAATTACAAATAAACAAAAAAGACAAATAAGAAAGAAAAACTGTATTTGAGCTTATTAAATATCCCAAAACACAACTTAAAAATAGCGATGGGAACAAATAGGAAATAAAGACTACCCCTTTTGACAAGGGCTTACTATTAAAGACGCTCCATTGCAGTAAAGTTTTATAAAGCGTTTCATTATCCTGACCTACTTTGGCAAAAGCCAAAAACTCCTGACGCCAATTTAATTTCTCTCTTAATTCCTGTACTGCTTCATGATTTTTTACTATTTCATCATTTGGCAAAAGCTTTAATAATTTTTCACTCAGGTTTTTTTTACCAATAAAAGTGGCTGTTCTATTTAAATTTTGAAATAAGGAGTGTTCCCCAAAAATATCTAAATCATAAGCATATGGATGATGGAAATCGTTGAATTCTGCACCATTTTCAAAAGGAATCGATTTTCGTTCCAAATACGCTATCTCATTTTCATTTATCTCGACAAGAGCATTTTTAATCTTTCTCTGAAACGATAATTTAGAATGGATTCTCATCAAAATAATAAAACTAGCAAACAGTAGAATTGCCACTATGACAAATACTGATTCGCTAGTTTTTAAGTAGTAAAATAAGCTTCCTAAAAAAAGTAAAATACTAATAAGTCTAAGAAAACTTATACTATTGTATTTCGTATTGATTGATTTTAATTCTTCCGAATAGTTTTTGCTATTGCTTTTATATACTTCCATCTTTTGCTTTAATGATACACAAATGTAGGGAAAGTCAATATTAATTTCAATCCTAATATCAATAGCTATTTAAATAAACAATCTAACTTCATTATTTTCTCTTTGTTTTCTAAATCCTTAATTCTGTATTCTGAAATTTATCCTTCGTGCATTGCCAAGACTGGTACAATTGAAATATTAGCTAATTTTTGAGTCAGGCTTGGATTGAATAATTCTGAGAAAAAATTTCTTTTATGGGTTATCATTGCCAAAATATCAATGTTTTTGTGAGATACGAAATCCAAAATAGTTTCTTTGACATGATCGCTCAAAGTAACTGAAAATTGTACAGGTTCATTTTCGAATTCGGTTTTCCATTCGTTAATAATTGCATCTGAAACATCAGACTTATTTGTTTTGACATACAAACATTTTACTATAGCATGTGTTTTTTTTGCAATTTTAATGACTTCTCTTAGTGCAGCTTTATCTTTTTCTCTAAAACGGGTTGTAAAACCAATTATCTCTATCTTAGCGAATTTGGCCTCAATTGGGACACTTAAAACCGGAACATCAACTGTAGTTACCACTGCTCCTGTATTAGAACCTACAAAAAAGGATTCCCATCCCGTAGAGCCAGAAGTTCCCATGACTATAAAATCTATTTTTTCATCATTAACAGCACTTTTTATCGCATAAATCAGATCTCCATCCATGAGTTTATGACTAAGTTTAATGTGGTCAAGATTCCGCTTTTGTGCTATTTCACGAAGTTTTGGAATTTCCTCTTTGAACATATCAAATTGTGCCAATTGTATGGAATCAAAAATCTTATAATAGTTTTCCGGAATAAATTGATTGTCAACAACTGGTAAATCAAAAGTATGTAATAAAATAAGTTCTCCATTCACAAGTTTTGCAAATTCTAATGCATGTACAAAAGCATTATTGGCAACTTCGGAAAAATCGGTGGGGAATAAAATCTTTTTCATTACTATATGAATTAAGGGTTTAATTT
Protein-coding regions in this window:
- a CDS encoding phosphoribosylaminoimidazolesuccinocarboxamide synthase; the encoded protein is MSNTITTTNFNFPNQKSVYRGKVREVYNINDDLLVMVATDRLSAFDVVLPKGIPYKGQILNQIATKFMELTQDIVPNWLIATPDPSVAVGHLCEPFKVEMVIRGYLSGHAAREYAQGKRQLCGVTMAEGLKENDKFPEPIITPTTKADNGEHDADISREDILAKGIVSEEDYLMLEKYTRALFQRGTEIAANRGLILVDTKYEFGKTKEGVIVLIDEIHTPDSSRYFYSEGYQERQDKGEEQKQLSKEFVRRWLIENGFQGQEGQQIPNMTDEYIESVSERYIELYENILGEKFVKADISNINERIEKNVLAYLAKR
- a CDS encoding Cof-type HAD-IIB family hydrolase, whose protein sequence is MLKEKIKVVISDLDGTLLNSDHSISDYTKSVFQELHHQKYLIIVATGRHHIDAMSIVENLGIPIYLVTSNGARIHSPKKELLYSFNIKSEAIKSILSLDIDPEITTVLFKEEVWLTSKVNKKINSFQKDLKYPPEVVDFDDLEDFTAIKLFFTHDSHEKLVELKNRILEGHSEEFNHAFSLPICLEFMDKSVDKSVAIGKILELEGYSFQDAISFGDGFNDEKMLNATGIGLLMGNAPDSLKDKLPHLDIIASNAEEGVAQYLSSKLELMDKI
- a CDS encoding PhoH family protein, whose protein sequence is MNERIIELIDIAPKDFWGAQDSHLESIKKYYPKLKIVARGTTLKAFGDKEVLDEFEKRFQRLMLHFTRYNTIDDNVIERVILSDSQDENKAYGHDKILVHGVGGKIIKPMTPNQQLLVDTMAKNDMVFAVGPAGTGKTYTGVAMAVKALKEKQVKRIILTRPAVEAGENLGFLPGDMKEKLDPYMQPLYDALRDMLPNEKLEDYISKGIIQIAPLAFMRGRTLDHAFVILDEAQNTTHSQMKMFLTRMGKSAKFMITGDPGQVDLPRRTISGLKEALLVLKDIDGIGIIYLDDKDIVRHRLVKKVIDAYKQIENNDY
- a CDS encoding SAM hydrolase/SAM-dependent halogenase family protein → MSIITLTTDYGLKDHFVGALKGKILSEYSEATIVDISHDIDPFNTAEASYIISASYASFPKGTVHIIGVDLESNKENQHIAMQWNDHFFISADNGILSMLTEKIIPQKIVAITIHDRLHSDATDLDAFVKVACHIAKGGVLNVIGKEINNLKQVTDLQVTFSDDGILLKGNVIYIDHFGNVVTNISKKQFIEAAKGRPFEIVFNRITIKAILPYYSAIASSDKYPIKYYEGEKLAIFNEAGFLEIAIFRSNPLTVGSASTLLGLNYRDVVSIRFKN
- a CDS encoding putative quinol monooxygenase, yielding MFVRIVKLSFHKENIPAFLENFELMKDKIRNAPGNRFLELYQDKNNESIFFTYSYWETEADLENYRNSELFNTVWTFTKQLFNAKPEAWSVDKLVSLQ
- the gldF gene encoding gliding motility-associated ABC transporter permease subunit GldF, whose translation is MKSIVLREIKSFFGSPIGYLVIALFLIGNGLFLWVFEGEYNILNTGFADLTPFFTLAPWILIFLIPAVTMRSFSDEKKQGTLELLLTKPISLWEIVNGKFLGAFLLIVMAIIPTFIYVEVIWNLGSPEGNIDMGSTLGSYFGLLFLIAAYSAIGIFTSSISENQIVSFIIAVFLCFFFYFGFQGLASILPSFSSFISYFGMQDHYKSMSRGVIDTRDVIYFISIAVLFLSFTIFKLKSIKS
- the gldG gene encoding gliding motility-associated ABC transporter substrate-binding protein GldG, whose product is MKAFNIKNAKSLLITVAVVLLLNIISNFFFHRFDLTQDHRYTLSPTTLKIIKDVKNPLSIKVYLQGELPAEFKRLQLESKQLLEEFQAYNSNIIIEFVDPLENKDESMDNIKELYRKGLTPINITVDDKGKQSQSMVFPWAIAVYNNKEVNIPLLKNIMGASTTQKVIGSVQHLEYSISDGINKIAKEKQKKVAIIKGNGELEERHIAKFLMQVRESYFIGPFTLDSVAKNPEGTLKSLQNYDLAVIAKPTEAFTDEEKLVLDQFITHGGKTLWLIDQVNAEMDSLYNPSGATLAFPKDLNLNDLLFKYGVRINPDLVKDEQGSPIKLASGEQGSGTQYQDFNWKFAPQVYPISKHPIVKNLGGIKFDFANAMDTLKNGIKKTVLLQSSAYSKRIGTPVEINLNMVSEQTSPADYLNKGNIPLAVLLEGSFHSMFENRILPFEDKSFLAKGKESKMIVISDGDILKNQLDKTGQPVELGYDQRSGNLYDNKDFMMNCVNYLLDDTGLINIRSKDLDLPLLDKEKVYENYTFTQFLTIGLPILILFLFGIAFTFLRKRKYSK
- the dnaN gene encoding DNA polymerase III subunit beta; amino-acid sequence: MKFIVSSSYLLKQLQVLGSVINNNNTLPILDNFLFELNNSELTVSASDLETTMSATLSIDSTSKGSVAVPAKLLLEILKTFPEQPLTFTVEENSTIEISSNSGKYALAYAPGEEFPKSVSLEEPSVTLVPADVLATAVSKTIFAAGNDDLRPVMSGVFFQFSPEGLIFVATDAHKLVKYARSDVKASQVAEFIMPKKPLNILKSILSTSDAEVKIEYNDSNATFSFDNYILLCRLIDGKYPNYEAVIPKENPNKLMMDRSQFLSSVRRVAIFSNKTTHQIRLKVAGAELNISAEDIDYSNKAEERLTCDYQGDDMQIGFNSRFLTEMLNNLQSDMIMLEMSLPNRAGILTPVDGLEDGETVTMLVMPVMLNS
- a CDS encoding GIY-YIG nuclease family protein, yielding MKPGFVYIITNKYQTVVYTGVTSNLPQRVLEHKEKRNPNSFSARYDVNVLVYYEQFQWIEDAITREKQIKAGSRQAKNDLIRSMNPTWKDLFDEIKNIMTE